The following are encoded in a window of Oncorhynchus mykiss isolate Arlee chromosome 11, USDA_OmykA_1.1, whole genome shotgun sequence genomic DNA:
- the LOC110535187 gene encoding kelch repeat and BTB domain-containing protein 2-like has protein sequence MSDLNERRPVNRDYAVSLLEQLKLFYEQKLLTDVVLLVEGNEFPCHKMVLATCSSYFRAMFMSGLSESKQSHVHLRNVNPATLQMIITYAYTGNLAVNDNTVEPLYETACFLQVEDVLLQCRDYLVKKIHADNCVRMLSIGDLFSCVELKQSAKRMVEHKFSVVYRQEAFLQLSHELLVDVLSSDNLNVEKEETVREAAMLWLEYNMQARSQYLSSVLSQIRIDALSEVTQRAWFQGLPPNDKSVVVQGLYKSMPKFFKPRLGMTKEEMLIFMEATSESPADMGPVMTGPNHTAVCYSPQAEKVYKLSNPPGDLQKVGTLVTPDNDVFIAGGQIPLKNSIANHRKSGSKMQAVFRSVDSFFWFDAQQNTWLPRTPMTCARIKPSLVYCEGYIYAIGGDNVGGELNKRTVERYDCEKDEWAMTSPLPCAWNWTTSVATRGCVYVMTHDLMYCYFPRADTWVEMATRKTSRCFASAAAFGDLVFYIGGLHVVSNSGVRMPTSTIDGSSVTVEIYDVSKNEWRLAADVPAKRYSDPCVRAVVLPGSLCLFMRETHMNERAKYAIYQYDLELDRWFLRQPVSERVLWDLGKDFHCSVGKLYPSCLEESPWKPPTYLFSPDGAEEFQVDGEMVSLPHI, from the exons ATGTCGGATCTCAATGAGCGTAGGCCAGTCAACAGGGACTACGCCGTCTCCCTGCTGGAGCAGCTCAAGCTGTTTTACGAACAGAAGTTACTGACTGACGTGGTGCTGCTGGTGGAAGGCAACGAATTCCCCTGTCACAAGATGGTCCTGGCCACATGCAGCTCCTATTTCAG GGCCATGTTTATGAGTGGTCTGTCTGAGAGTAAACAGAGTCATGTTCACCTGAGGAACGTGAACCCAGCCACCCTGCAGATGATCATCACATATGCCTATACAGGCAACCTGGCTGTTAACGACAACACCGTGGAGCCCCTCTATGAGACGGCATGTTTCCTCCAG gtagaggACGTGCTACTGCAGTGCAGGGACTACCTGGTGAAGAAGATCCACGCAGACAACTGTGTCCGGATGCTGAGCATCGGGGACCTGTTCTCCTGTGTGGAGCTGAAGCAGAGCGCCAAGCGCATGGTGGAACACAAGTTCTCCGTGGTCTACCGTCAGGAGGCCTTCCTACAGCTGTCCCACGAGCTGCTGGTCGACGTACTGAGCTCAGACAACCTCAACGTGGAGAAG gAGGAGACGGTGAGAGAGGCGGCCATGCTGTGGCTGGAGTACAACATGCAGGCCAGGTCCCAGTACCTCTCCTCGGTGCTCAGTCAGATCCGCATCGACGCTCTGTCTGAGGTGACGCAGCGCGCCTGGTTCCAGGGCCTACCTCCTAATGACAAGTCTGTTGTAGTGCAGGGCCTGTACAAGTCCATGCCCAAGTTCTTCAAACCCCGCCTGGGGATGACCAAGGAGGAGATGCTCATCTTCATGGAGGCTACGTCGGAGTCGCCGGCTGACATGGGTCCGGTCATGACGGGCCCCAACCACACGGCAGTGTGTTACAGCCCGCAGGCTGAGAAGGTCTACAAACTCAGCAACCCACCCGGCGACCTTCAGAAGGTGGGAACGCTCGTCACCCCCGACAACGATGTGTTCATCGCCGGCGGGCAGATCCCGCTGAAGAACTCGATCGCCAACCACAGGAAGAGTGGCAGCAAGATGCAGGCGGTGTTCCGATCGGTGGACAGCTTCTTCTGGTTCGACGCCCAGCAGAACACCTGGTTGCCCAGGACGCCCATGACGTGTGCCCGCATCAAGCCCTCTCTGGTCTACTGCGAGGGTTACATCTACGCCATCGGGGGGGACAACGTGGGCGGGGAGCTGAATAAACGCACCGTAGAACGCTACGACTGTGAGAAAGACGAGTGGGCCATGACGTCTCCTCTCCCGTGCGCCTGGAACTGGACCACGTCCGTAGCGACACGCGGCTGTGTCTACGTGATGACCCACGACCTCATGTACTGCTACTTCCCCCGCGCTGACACCTGGGTAGAGATGGCCACGAGGAAGACCAGTCGCTGCTTTGCCTCCGCCGCCGCCTTCGGTGACCTCGTCTTCTATATCGGCGGGCTCCACGTGGTCAGCAACTCGGGTGTCCGCATGCCCACCAGCACCATCGACGGCTCCTCCGTCACCGTGGAGATCTACGACGTCAGCAAGAACGAGTGGCGCCTGGCCGCCGACGTCCCTGCCAAGCGTTACTCGGACCCGTGCGTGCGGGCTGTGGTCCTCCCgggttctctctgcctcttcatGCGCGAGACTCACATGAACGAGCGCGCCAAGTACGCCATCTACCAGTACGACCTGGAGCTGGACCGCTGGTTCCTGAGGCAGCCCGTGTCTGAGCGGGTACTGTGGGACCTGGGGAAGGACTTCCACTGCTCCGTGGGGAAGCTGTACCCATCCTGTCTGGAGGAGTCTCCATGGAAACCGCCCACCTACCTGTTCTCCCCCGACGGGGCCGAGGAGTTTCAGGTGGACGGGGAGATGGTGTCTCTCCCTCACATATAA